A single window of Cytobacillus dafuensis DNA harbors:
- a CDS encoding NAD(P)/FAD-dependent oxidoreductase encodes MEKYDVVIVGAGIIGCSIAYFLTEAGYSNVLVIDKTGIASDITGICPGGVRQQWGTEINCIMSKASTEFFQNINEHLEPEHEIKFRNVGYLYTFHSEDAKNKYVQSVALQNSLGIPTKFITPSEAKEIVPGINESSFISASFCETDGFADDAYHVTNSFAAIAKRKGVKFVSDTVENIVVENGVVKGVNCSNRGYISSEKVVNAAGLGSKKLAETAGVNLPINFEVRRILYTNRVTERILEPLLISFEKGFAAKQLTDGTIYLSYLGKDLQPPYNMFDFQLRAAEVGTEIFPPLEELVFHSHVDGTYDSTPDHQAILGDVDGLPGYYQAVGMSGHGFMMSPAIGETVAAIVAENTPKIDVSSLHYRRFANKKLIFEPSVV; translated from the coding sequence ATGGAAAAATACGATGTTGTCATAGTTGGTGCTGGAATTATTGGCTGTTCGATTGCCTACTTTCTGACTGAAGCAGGATATTCGAATGTGTTAGTCATTGATAAAACTGGAATTGCATCTGATATTACTGGAATTTGTCCTGGGGGAGTTCGTCAACAATGGGGAACTGAAATAAACTGTATTATGTCCAAAGCGTCTACCGAATTTTTTCAAAATATCAATGAACATCTCGAACCCGAGCATGAAATAAAATTTAGAAATGTAGGTTACTTATACACGTTCCATTCTGAAGATGCAAAAAATAAGTACGTGCAAAGTGTTGCACTACAAAATTCATTAGGGATACCAACAAAGTTTATTACACCAAGTGAAGCAAAAGAGATTGTCCCTGGAATTAACGAATCAAGTTTCATTTCAGCTTCATTTTGTGAGACAGATGGATTCGCGGATGATGCCTATCATGTAACAAATAGTTTCGCGGCTATAGCAAAGCGAAAAGGAGTAAAGTTCGTAAGTGATACTGTTGAAAATATCGTCGTTGAGAATGGTGTTGTAAAAGGAGTAAATTGCTCGAATAGGGGTTACATCTCTTCTGAAAAGGTCGTAAATGCTGCTGGATTAGGATCTAAGAAACTTGCAGAGACAGCAGGGGTTAATTTGCCAATTAACTTTGAGGTAAGACGTATTCTTTACACGAACAGAGTGACTGAAAGAATCCTTGAGCCATTACTCATTTCGTTTGAAAAAGGCTTTGCAGCTAAGCAATTAACAGATGGAACGATTTACTTAAGTTATCTAGGGAAAGACTTGCAGCCTCCATACAATATGTTTGATTTCCAATTACGCGCTGCTGAAGTAGGGACGGAAATATTCCCTCCACTTGAGGAACTCGTTTTCCATAGCCATGTCGACGGTACTTATGACAGTACCCCTGATCATCAGGCAATACTAGGTGATGTGGATGGCTTACCTGGTTACTATCAAGCTGTGGGTATGAGTGGACATGGCTTTATGATGTCCCCAGCAATTGGGGAAACAGTTGCAGCAATTGTCGCAGAAAATACGCCGAAAATTGATGTTTCAAGTTTGCATTATCGCCGATTTGCAAATAAAAAGCTAATCTTTGAACCAAGTGTAGTATAG
- a CDS encoding ABC transporter ATP-binding protein produces the protein MESLLEVKNLKTYFYNDDDETAAVDGVSFELKKGETLGLVGESGSGKSVTSLSILQLIQKPHGKIIDGEVIFKGKDLVKMGEREIRKVRGNDISMIFQEPMTSLNPVFTVGNQIMEVLIQHQSLSKKDARLRAIEMLRVVGIPSAEQRVDQYPHQLSGGMRQRVMIAMALACNPDLLIADEPTTALDVTTQAQILELMNELKEKLETAILLITHDLGVVAETADKVAVMYLGRIVEYSDVEIFFEEPKHPYSQGLIKSVPNLDERVDRLNPIIGQVPHPSEVKSGCRFASRCEFVQPICLQDEPNLIDLQGHKVRCWKYSDNWVEKGVEPNAGEITSSRGA, from the coding sequence ATGGAAAGCTTATTGGAGGTTAAGAACCTCAAAACCTATTTTTATAACGATGATGACGAAACGGCGGCAGTAGACGGGGTATCTTTTGAATTAAAAAAAGGAGAGACTCTTGGTCTAGTAGGGGAATCTGGAAGTGGAAAAAGTGTTACCTCTCTTTCAATTTTACAGCTTATTCAAAAACCACATGGAAAAATTATCGATGGAGAAGTTATTTTTAAAGGAAAAGATCTTGTCAAAATGGGAGAAAGGGAAATTAGAAAAGTTCGTGGAAATGACATTTCAATGATTTTTCAGGAACCAATGACTTCCCTAAATCCTGTTTTTACTGTAGGAAATCAAATTATGGAAGTGCTTATTCAACACCAAAGTCTATCAAAAAAGGATGCAAGGTTACGAGCAATAGAAATGTTGAGAGTAGTAGGAATTCCTTCTGCAGAACAAAGAGTCGATCAGTATCCACACCAACTTTCAGGCGGTATGAGACAAAGAGTCATGATTGCGATGGCATTGGCTTGTAATCCAGATTTACTTATTGCAGATGAACCTACAACTGCTCTAGATGTAACAACTCAGGCTCAAATATTGGAACTTATGAATGAGCTTAAAGAGAAACTCGAAACGGCAATTTTACTGATAACACATGATCTCGGAGTTGTCGCAGAAACAGCAGATAAAGTGGCTGTTATGTATCTTGGCCGGATTGTTGAATATTCTGATGTGGAAATTTTCTTCGAGGAACCTAAACATCCTTATTCACAGGGTTTAATTAAATCAGTTCCAAATTTAGATGAACGAGTCGACCGGCTTAATCCTATTATTGGGCAGGTTCCACACCCATCTGAAGTCAAAAGCGGTTGCAGGTTCGCTAGCAGATGTGAATTTGTTCAACCTATCTGTCTACAGGATGAGCCAAATCTCATTGATTTACAAGGTCATAAAGTAAGATGTTGGAAGTATTCTGATAATTGGGTTGAAAAAGGGGTGGAACCGAATGCCGGAGAAATTACTTCAAGTAGAGGAGCTTAA
- a CDS encoding protein adenylyltransferase SelO, whose amino-acid sequence MTNNIDAIDAGWNFDNSYARLPKSFFTSLNPTPVRSPKLIVLNDPLARSLGLNVQALQSDDSVAVFAGNQIPEGAFPLAQAYAGHQFGHFNMLGDGRAHLIGEQITPQGERFDIQLKGSGRTPYSRGGDGRAALGPMLREYIISEAMHALGIPTTRSLAVVTTGEPVYRETELQGAILTRVAASHMRVATFQYVANWRTVEELRNLADYTINRHYSDIEADENRYLSLLQEMIKRQAALIAKWQHVGFIHGVMNTDNMTISGETIDYGPCAFMDVYDPDTVFSSIDRQGRYAYGNQPIIGGWNLARFAETLLPLLHENEEQAIELAQTAISDYNAIYQSSWLTGMRAKLGIFNEEPKDVSLIEDLLKIMQKYRADFTNTFRSLTIDKLEDTALYGTPEIAEWYELWQARLGRQQESKSTSQQLMRNSNPAVIPRNHKVEEALEAAVKQGDYSVMERLLDVLSRPFEHSPVQEEYCTLPAPSDRPYRTFCGT is encoded by the coding sequence ATGACAAATAATATTGATGCAATTGATGCAGGCTGGAACTTCGACAACAGTTATGCCCGTCTGCCGAAATCATTTTTTACCAGCCTCAACCCGACCCCTGTACGCTCGCCGAAATTAATCGTTCTCAATGATCCTTTAGCTAGATCACTTGGGTTGAATGTTCAAGCGCTGCAAAGCGATGATAGTGTGGCGGTATTTGCTGGCAACCAAATTCCTGAAGGCGCTTTTCCGCTTGCTCAAGCTTATGCGGGACATCAATTTGGGCATTTTAATATGTTAGGGGATGGCCGGGCACATCTGATTGGAGAGCAGATCACTCCCCAAGGAGAACGGTTTGATATTCAACTTAAGGGTTCTGGTAGAACACCATACTCCCGGGGAGGCGATGGTCGAGCTGCGCTTGGACCCATGCTGCGCGAATACATCATCAGCGAAGCAATGCATGCGCTTGGTATTCCAACAACCCGCAGTCTAGCAGTTGTGACAACTGGTGAGCCAGTTTACCGTGAAACCGAATTGCAGGGTGCCATTCTGACCCGTGTGGCTGCAAGTCATATGCGCGTTGCTACTTTTCAATACGTGGCAAACTGGAGAACAGTTGAGGAGTTAAGGAACCTTGCTGACTATACGATAAATCGTCATTATTCGGACATTGAAGCTGATGAGAATCGATATCTTTCTCTGCTTCAAGAAATGATAAAGCGTCAGGCAGCACTGATTGCGAAATGGCAGCATGTTGGCTTTATTCACGGGGTAATGAACACAGACAACATGACCATTAGCGGGGAAACCATTGATTATGGTCCTTGTGCCTTTATGGATGTGTATGACCCAGATACGGTGTTTAGTTCTATTGACAGACAAGGGCGCTATGCATATGGAAATCAGCCGATTATTGGAGGTTGGAATCTCGCACGATTTGCTGAAACTCTTCTGCCGCTGCTTCATGAAAATGAGGAACAGGCTATCGAATTGGCACAGACTGCAATTTCAGATTATAATGCGATATACCAATCTAGTTGGCTCACTGGTATGAGGGCAAAACTTGGCATATTTAATGAAGAGCCAAAGGACGTATCCCTTATTGAAGACCTCCTCAAGATCATGCAAAAGTATCGTGCGGACTTTACGAATACTTTCCGTTCGTTAACTATTGATAAGCTAGAGGATACCGCACTCTATGGAACACCAGAAATAGCAGAATGGTATGAATTATGGCAAGCAAGACTCGGAAGGCAACAGGAATCGAAATCCACTTCGCAGCAGTTAATGAGAAACAGCAATCCAGCGGTCATCCCTCGTAACCACAAGGTTGAAGAGGCACTGGAAGCCGCAGTAAAGCAAGGGGACTACAGCGTGATGGAACGTCTGCTTGATGTTCTTTCAAGACCATTCGAACACTCTCCTGTACAGGAAGAATACTGCACACTGCCTGCGCCATCAGACCGTCCTTATCGAACATTTTGTGGTACATGA
- a CDS encoding tetratricopeptide repeat protein: protein MERLNRSIEWRKEGKQVESNKLLVELVKEYPMDAIVNYQCAWSYDLLGEESKAVPYYEDAIKLGLSGQDLEGAFIGLGSTFRALGEYEKSKQVFQKGISQFPNNQVLQVFYSMTLYNLDEHQNAMQILLKCLLDNTQDEEILNYKNAISFYSDKLDRVWT from the coding sequence ATGGAAAGATTAAATAGATCCATTGAATGGCGTAAAGAAGGAAAACAAGTAGAATCGAATAAATTACTTGTAGAATTAGTCAAGGAATATCCAATGGATGCGATCGTTAACTATCAATGCGCGTGGAGTTATGACTTATTAGGAGAAGAATCAAAAGCAGTTCCCTATTATGAGGATGCCATCAAATTAGGACTTTCTGGTCAAGACTTAGAAGGTGCTTTCATCGGGCTGGGAAGTACCTTTAGAGCATTAGGAGAATATGAAAAATCTAAACAAGTATTTCAGAAGGGCATTAGCCAATTTCCAAATAATCAGGTGCTCCAAGTTTTCTACTCGATGACTTTATATAACCTGGATGAGCACCAAAATGCCATGCAGATACTTCTAAAATGCCTATTAGATAATACGCAAGATGAAGAAATTTTAAACTACAAGAATGCGATCAGCTTTTATTCGGACAAATTGGATCGAGTGTGGACTTAA
- a CDS encoding DUF1904 family protein — MPQLIFKGISVDQVKKISSPLVQELADLCHCETDNFTLEIIHSTFVFNQEEVPGFPFIEVKWFDRGQEIQDQFAKMITKHIHSLDIPEVEVAFTVFLESAYYLNGTNFE; from the coding sequence ATGCCGCAATTAATTTTTAAAGGTATCTCGGTAGATCAAGTTAAAAAAATTAGTTCTCCTTTGGTTCAGGAACTAGCAGACCTTTGTCATTGTGAAACTGACAATTTTACATTAGAAATCATTCATTCAACTTTTGTATTCAATCAAGAGGAAGTCCCTGGATTTCCATTCATAGAAGTGAAATGGTTTGATCGTGGCCAGGAAATTCAGGATCAATTTGCAAAAATGATTACAAAACACATTCACTCACTTGATATTCCTGAAGTGGAAGTCGCCTTTACAGTATTTTTAGAGTCTGCTTATTATTTGAATGGTACGAATTTCGAATGA
- a CDS encoding Crp/Fnr family transcriptional regulator codes for MNEVVQEFNFLNPWLDNLPYTWSELKNHSEKVTYKKHETIFNQNETGNYIYIIESGRVRLFLISPNGEEKALTIIGKNGILGECSLNGDSSYATNAIAASEVVLLRTSKQSFFEFLFKKPQYISQAFDLITKKYRLLCSQSLQLSYMKALPRVCAAFIQLSIQYGEKIDERQIKLTINFTHQELANLLGTTRVTVAKNIKWLEDHAHITKSGKSYIINNIDKLADLANEKMLFA; via the coding sequence ATGAATGAAGTTGTTCAAGAATTCAATTTTCTCAATCCTTGGTTAGATAATCTTCCATATACTTGGTCTGAGTTAAAGAATCATAGTGAGAAAGTAACCTATAAAAAGCATGAAACCATTTTTAATCAGAACGAAACAGGAAATTATATCTACATAATTGAAAGTGGACGTGTTCGTCTTTTTTTAATCTCTCCCAATGGAGAGGAAAAAGCTCTTACTATTATCGGGAAAAATGGAATCTTGGGTGAGTGTTCATTAAATGGTGATTCGAGTTATGCTACTAATGCTATTGCCGCTTCTGAGGTTGTATTACTAAGGACTTCTAAGCAAAGTTTTTTTGAATTTCTTTTTAAAAAGCCGCAGTATATTTCTCAAGCATTTGATCTAATTACAAAGAAATATCGTCTCCTTTGTTCACAGTCTTTACAATTAAGTTACATGAAAGCATTGCCAAGGGTTTGTGCCGCCTTTATTCAGTTATCGATTCAATATGGTGAAAAAATTGATGAAAGACAAATTAAATTAACAATTAATTTTACACATCAAGAGTTAGCAAACCTTCTAGGAACCACAAGAGTTACAGTCGCAAAAAATATTAAATGGTTAGAAGACCATGCACACATTACTAAAAGTGGAAAATCCTACATAATCAATAATATTGATAAACTTGCTGATCTCGCAAATGAAAAAATGCTATTTGCATAA
- a CDS encoding S8 family peptidase — protein MKMKRLVGSVMLGAALVMGTITPSMSAQTIEPDSLKAVEKIRVHIQVEEKNKAQLQKVYQISTHRDFKEEGFTSEVTEKQYDALLHNKNITIEKVPEYEIQVVQDNNNVAAVPSTQVPWGIKAIYNDSSLQKSSGGDGIKVAVLDTGANTSHVDLQANVEQCKDFTRTSTYVNNSCTDKNGHGTHVSGTVLANGGNNGQGVYGVAPEAELWAYKVLNDRGSGYSDDIAYAIRHAADEGTRTGSKVIISMSLGSSSKDSLIANAVTYANNQGALVIAAAGNSGPNANTIGYPGALVDAVAVAALENVQQNGTYRVADFSSRGYQYSAGDYVIQERDVEVAAPGASVESTWYNGGYRTISGTSMATPHVSGLAAKIWSSNKGLTNSQLRTDLQNRAKLYDINGGIGASTGDDYASGFGFPRVR, from the coding sequence ATGAAGATGAAACGATTGGTCGGGTCTGTGATGTTAGGTGCTGCATTAGTGATGGGGACTATTACACCAAGTATGTCAGCTCAAACGATTGAGCCAGATTCTCTTAAGGCTGTGGAAAAAATAAGGGTCCATATTCAAGTTGAAGAAAAAAATAAAGCACAGCTACAAAAGGTTTATCAAATAAGTACCCATCGCGATTTTAAAGAAGAGGGGTTTACCTCTGAAGTTACTGAAAAACAATACGATGCGTTATTACACAATAAAAATATAACGATTGAAAAGGTACCTGAATATGAAATCCAAGTAGTTCAAGATAATAATAATGTAGCTGCTGTTCCAAGTACTCAAGTTCCATGGGGAATTAAAGCCATCTATAATGATAGCAGTCTACAAAAAAGCTCAGGCGGAGATGGAATTAAAGTGGCAGTTTTAGATACAGGCGCAAACACTTCACATGTTGATTTACAGGCTAACGTAGAACAGTGTAAAGATTTTACGAGAACAAGTACTTATGTTAATAATTCATGTACAGATAAGAATGGCCATGGGACTCATGTTTCTGGAACTGTCCTAGCAAATGGAGGAAATAACGGGCAGGGGGTGTATGGTGTCGCACCAGAGGCAGAGCTTTGGGCATATAAAGTTTTAAATGATAGAGGCTCTGGATACTCAGATGATATTGCTTATGCTATTCGACATGCAGCTGATGAGGGAACGAGAACTGGGTCAAAGGTGATTATTTCAATGTCACTAGGATCTAGTAGTAAAGATAGTTTAATTGCGAATGCGGTAACATATGCGAACAACCAAGGTGCACTTGTTATTGCAGCGGCAGGTAATAGCGGTCCAAATGCAAATACAATAGGCTATCCAGGTGCTTTAGTTGATGCTGTTGCCGTTGCAGCACTTGAAAATGTTCAACAAAATGGTACGTATCGTGTAGCAGACTTTTCTTCAAGAGGGTATCAATATTCAGCAGGAGATTACGTCATACAAGAAAGAGATGTTGAAGTAGCAGCTCCAGGTGCTAGTGTGGAATCTACTTGGTATAATGGCGGATACAGAACAATAAGCGGAACATCCATGGCAACCCCGCATGTTTCAGGTTTAGCAGCAAAAATTTGGTCCTCTAATAAGGGATTGACGAATAGTCAACTTCGTACGGATCTGCAAAATCGTGCCAAACTTTATGATATAAATGGTGGAATTGGAGCATCAACGGGAGATGATTATGCTTCAGGATTTGGATTCCCGAGGGTTCGATAA
- a CDS encoding M24 family metallopeptidase — MMEKRIEKARSFLKEKELDAIFIYSYENRRYFSGFSGSNGYLLITNDYCGLITDQRYTEQAKEQSPHFEIITQGIDPFSTIQDVFKGKDISKIGFESESVSVHLFNRLKSIFIEYEWFPLTKELLNIRKVKDDAEIEIIRKAIAISDQAFAELIPLLKPGMTEKEVAVELEYLMGKLGHEGPAFGTIVAAGNRAALPHAIPSSKIVNNNEFLLIDYGVKYMGYMSDMTRTIVLGSPNEDLKKYYDIVHEALEKSIEAVKPGMTGHELDAAARNVFIREGLEQYSLRGLGHGVGLQIHENPRVVLDSEEILEPGMIFTIEPGLYVPGKVGVRVEDIVLVREDGCEILTGTPRHIYI, encoded by the coding sequence ATGATGGAAAAAAGAATCGAGAAAGCAAGAAGCTTCCTAAAAGAAAAGGAACTAGACGCTATCTTCATCTATTCATATGAAAATAGAAGATATTTTTCTGGATTTTCAGGAAGCAATGGCTATTTGTTAATTACGAATGATTATTGTGGGCTAATTACTGATCAACGATATACAGAACAAGCAAAAGAGCAATCCCCACATTTTGAAATTATCACCCAAGGAATTGACCCTTTTTCCACGATACAAGATGTATTTAAAGGAAAAGACATTTCAAAGATTGGTTTTGAGTCTGAATCAGTATCCGTTCATTTATTTAATAGATTGAAATCTATTTTCATCGAATATGAATGGTTCCCCCTAACGAAAGAACTCCTAAATATCCGAAAAGTAAAAGATGATGCTGAAATTGAGATTATTAGGAAGGCTATTGCAATATCAGACCAGGCTTTTGCCGAATTGATTCCATTATTAAAGCCAGGCATGACTGAAAAAGAAGTTGCGGTCGAATTGGAATATCTGATGGGCAAATTGGGACATGAAGGCCCAGCGTTTGGCACAATTGTTGCCGCAGGGAATCGTGCAGCATTACCACATGCGATTCCTTCTTCTAAAATTGTAAACAATAACGAATTCCTCTTAATTGACTATGGAGTAAAATACATGGGATACATGTCAGATATGACTAGAACAATAGTGCTAGGTTCACCTAATGAAGATTTAAAGAAATACTATGACATCGTTCATGAAGCGTTAGAAAAATCCATTGAAGCTGTTAAACCTGGAATGACCGGTCACGAATTGGATGCTGCTGCAAGAAATGTATTTATTCGTGAAGGCCTTGAGCAATATAGCTTAAGGGGATTAGGACATGGCGTAGGGTTACAGATTCATGAGAATCCAAGAGTTGTCCTCGATTCTGAAGAAATTCTGGAACCAGGAATGATATTTACCATTGAGCCAGGTTTGTATGTGCCTGGAAAAGTCGGTGTTCGTGTGGAGGATATTGTTCTTGTAAGGGAAGATGGATGCGAAATTTTAACAGGGACACCTAGGCATATCTATATTTGA
- a CDS encoding DUF3830 family protein, translating to MNTFKITFLDLDVPIRAQVLSDKAPSTSEAFLKLLENPITSMARHAMYTGKEISIQLPVEACQVTALHDPNKENLTCFPQPGDILYTFMPAYAWGGVPTPIYDFGLFYGRDARTFFPAGWIPGNLFARVVEKDLEELEEIGKIIHVKGQQRISLELE from the coding sequence ATGAATACATTTAAAATCACATTCTTAGATTTAGATGTTCCCATTCGGGCACAAGTGTTAAGTGATAAGGCTCCATCGACGAGCGAGGCATTCTTGAAATTACTCGAAAACCCAATCACATCTATGGCAAGGCATGCCATGTACACAGGTAAAGAAATTTCAATACAGCTTCCAGTAGAAGCATGTCAAGTTACTGCACTACATGATCCAAATAAGGAGAACTTAACATGTTTCCCTCAACCGGGTGATATTCTGTATACGTTTATGCCTGCATACGCATGGGGAGGCGTTCCTACCCCGATATATGATTTTGGTCTTTTCTATGGTAGAGATGCACGAACCTTCTTCCCAGCTGGATGGATTCCAGGCAATCTATTTGCAAGAGTTGTGGAGAAGGATTTAGAAGAATTAGAGGAAATTGGTAAGATTATTCATGTTAAAGGTCAGCAACGAATTTCACTAGAATTAGAGTGA
- a CDS encoding ABC transporter ATP-binding protein: protein MPEKLLQVEELKKWFPIEGDGLLSKNKNIVKAVDDISFYIEKGETLGLVGESGCGKSTAGRVILRLIEATEGRILIENEDIRALSSKKLKKKRKDMQIVFQDPYASLNPRLKVGQILEEPMSIHLNISKKERKERVKQIMADVGLNAAYIDRYPHEFSGGQRQRIGIARALAVNPKLIIMDEPVSALDVSVQAQVLNLIQDLQAKYDLTYLFITHNLSVVKHISNRIAVMYLGKIVEISERDEFFENPKHPYSQALLSAIPKPDPKLKRQRIILNGDIPSPVNPPEGCRFHTRCPYVMDICKSVPPELKDAGNNHFVACHLEK from the coding sequence ATGCCGGAGAAATTACTTCAAGTAGAGGAGCTTAAAAAATGGTTTCCAATCGAAGGAGACGGGTTACTCTCTAAAAATAAAAACATTGTAAAAGCTGTAGATGACATTAGTTTTTATATTGAGAAGGGGGAAACACTTGGCCTTGTAGGTGAATCGGGGTGTGGAAAATCAACAGCTGGAAGGGTTATTTTACGCCTCATTGAGGCTACAGAAGGAAGAATCTTAATTGAGAATGAAGATATCCGTGCTTTATCATCAAAAAAATTAAAGAAAAAACGAAAAGACATGCAAATTGTTTTCCAAGACCCTTACGCCTCACTAAACCCGCGCTTAAAAGTTGGGCAAATTCTTGAGGAACCCATGTCGATTCACTTAAACATTAGTAAGAAAGAGAGAAAAGAAAGAGTAAAGCAAATCATGGCGGATGTTGGCTTAAATGCTGCATATATTGACCGATACCCCCATGAATTCTCAGGTGGCCAAAGACAACGGATCGGAATTGCAAGAGCTCTGGCTGTGAACCCTAAATTAATTATTATGGACGAACCGGTATCCGCTCTTGATGTGTCTGTTCAAGCCCAAGTATTAAATCTTATCCAGGATTTGCAAGCTAAGTATGATTTAACCTATTTGTTCATTACTCATAATTTAAGTGTTGTGAAACATATCTCAAACAGGATTGCTGTTATGTATCTTGGAAAAATTGTAGAAATCTCCGAACGGGATGAGTTTTTTGAAAATCCTAAACACCCATACTCTCAAGCTTTACTTTCAGCCATTCCTAAACCTGATCCAAAACTGAAAAGGCAAAGGATTATTTTAAATGGTGATATTCCGAGTCCTGTTAACCCTCCAGAAGGGTGCCGATTCCATACTCGCTGTCCGTATGTGATGGATATATGTAAATCTGTACCACCAGAATTAAAGGATGCTGGAAATAATCATTTTGTAGCTTGTCATCTTGAAAAGTAA
- a CDS encoding DUF3231 family protein: protein MGILSGNPADEPMHYGEVFSTWSFLLTAKGAIAGYQTHLNHAGDEDLHKLLEEAIQGGQQEIKQIETLLKANGVGLPPTPPERPKACLEDIPVGARFADPEIAAALSMSIAAGLVACSTIMGQSIREDIGMMFGQFHIQKAALGAKVLRLNKEKGWLVPPPLHHYKAEDC from the coding sequence ATGGGAATTTTAAGTGGAAATCCAGCAGATGAACCTATGCATTATGGGGAAGTGTTTAGCACATGGTCATTTCTTTTAACGGCTAAAGGGGCAATTGCAGGTTATCAAACTCACCTAAACCATGCAGGCGATGAAGATTTACATAAATTGCTTGAGGAAGCCATTCAAGGCGGACAACAAGAAATCAAACAGATTGAAACTTTATTAAAAGCGAATGGAGTCGGATTACCTCCAACACCTCCAGAAAGACCTAAAGCTTGTTTAGAGGATATTCCGGTTGGAGCACGTTTTGCAGATCCTGAAATAGCAGCTGCTCTTTCAATGAGCATCGCTGCAGGATTAGTAGCGTGCAGTACAATAATGGGGCAATCAATTCGAGAAGATATTGGAATGATGTTTGGACAGTTTCATATTCAAAAGGCAGCACTTGGAGCTAAAGTTCTACGTCTAAATAAAGAAAAAGGATGGCTAGTTCCACCTCCTTTACATCATTATAAAGCAGAAGATTGTTAG
- a CDS encoding aminotransferase class V-fold PLP-dependent enzyme has product MNTEMLLKVRSEFPGLEKKLILSSCSQSAISLDVMNAMDEYKNSLLEEGMSWETWMEKVNSAKEKFARIINCDASEVAILSSVSDSISSILQSLDLNKQDVCVTEMDFPCVGHAILAQKQKQDINVIFIPAENNMIPLETYETHITENTALTCISHVSYYNGFKQNIKDIAKIAHKKGSLLLVDAYQSAGAVNIDVKDMDIDILVTGMQKYLLGVPGITFLYVKKELAERLYPTTIGWFGQKNPFAFDLKNLDYAHSAQRFNTGTPPVINAYIADAALSFIDKVGMETIQNYLSKLSSFTIEKAAELGFEIASPLDNSKKGTSTAIYVDDASNIEKKLKQAGFVVSSRKDVIRIAPHIYNNEEDIVNCLLKLKELSH; this is encoded by the coding sequence ATGAATACTGAAATGTTACTAAAAGTTAGATCAGAGTTCCCAGGTTTGGAAAAAAAATTAATACTTTCTAGCTGTTCTCAAAGCGCTATTTCTCTTGATGTAATGAATGCCATGGATGAGTATAAAAATAGTTTACTAGAAGAAGGAATGTCTTGGGAGACTTGGATGGAGAAAGTAAATAGTGCCAAAGAAAAATTTGCTAGGATCATTAATTGTGATGCGAGTGAGGTTGCAATTCTTTCATCAGTTTCTGACTCTATTTCATCTATTTTACAATCTCTTGACCTAAATAAGCAAGACGTTTGTGTAACTGAAATGGATTTTCCTTGTGTAGGACATGCAATCTTGGCACAAAAACAAAAGCAAGATATTAATGTTATATTTATTCCAGCAGAAAATAATATGATTCCTTTAGAAACCTATGAAACTCATATAACTGAAAACACAGCTCTAACTTGTATCTCTCATGTTTCTTATTATAATGGTTTTAAGCAAAACATTAAGGATATTGCTAAAATCGCTCACAAAAAAGGCTCCCTTCTACTGGTGGATGCATATCAATCAGCTGGTGCTGTAAATATTGACGTAAAAGACATGGACATAGATATCTTGGTTACTGGGATGCAAAAGTATCTACTCGGAGTACCGGGTATAACCTTCCTTTACGTAAAAAAAGAGTTGGCAGAACGGTTGTATCCAACTACAATAGGCTGGTTTGGGCAAAAAAACCCTTTTGCCTTTGATCTAAAAAATTTAGATTACGCCCATTCAGCACAGCGTTTTAATACAGGTACACCTCCTGTTATCAATGCATACATTGCAGATGCTGCATTGTCTTTCATTGATAAGGTTGGAATGGAAACGATACAAAATTATTTATCAAAACTCTCTTCCTTTACAATTGAAAAAGCTGCAGAACTGGGTTTTGAAATCGCAAGCCCTTTGGACAATAGTAAGAAAGGCACAAGTACTGCTATTTATGTTGATGATGCGAGTAACATCGAAAAGAAATTGAAACAGGCTGGATTCGTTGTATCTTCCCGTAAGGATGTCATAAGAATTGCTCCACACATCTATAACAATGAGGAAGATATAGTAAATTGCTTACTAAAATTAAAAGAATTATCTCATTGA